In Gopherus evgoodei ecotype Sinaloan lineage chromosome 16, rGopEvg1_v1.p, whole genome shotgun sequence, the DNA window GAAGAAAATATGAAAGGAGGGATGAATGGCTGCACATCTCAATAGCCTTATGGTCTGCAGTGCAACCCTAGGTGAAAGATGCTGCTAGACacgcctccttcctccccccagctgTGAGATTAGTAACATCACACTAGTGATACCAGGTGGAAATAGTCCCTTGCCTCCATCACAGCTCTACAAGAggctcaggagacttgggttctattccccctGTGCCTCCAACagtccttgggcaaatcactgaagGCCAGACCTTCCAAAGAGCTAAGCGCATTGGACGCTGAACTAAATTCTCTCTCCAGTGTAAATGGGGACAGTACTTTGGTAGCGCTCTCCATCAGGCAGGTAGAGATGTATCAGGCGGGCACTCACCACCCCAGCTTCCActctggagggggcaggactTGTCTCATTTCCCAGGGGAAGGTGGTGGATGTTTTGTTTAGAACGGTTTGGCTTAGGATTTCACACACATCACCAacaagcctctctctctctctctctcacaaggtGCATGGGGGAGAGGTCACCAAGAGATGACCCAGAGAAAGAGCCTCTCAGAGATCCCAGGAGAGGTGGGATGAGTTAGCCAAGCAATCGCTCGTGAGCAAGAGCCCAATGTCACAAAGCGTGGCCCAAAAAGGTGTAAGTACCAGCCCCAAACCCTTCCCAATGGGCCAAAGCACTTGTGACCTCAATGCTTTGCCCGGACACAAAACCTAAGCAAAAAGAGAAGTGTCAGATTTCTTCCCGTTGGCAGAAGATGCGTTTGTTTTAACTGAAGCCATGCTACCATTCCAGGGTCCATGTTAGAGGGGGTGGGATGTAGTTTTCATAGTTCTGGAGATAAGTCccctcagtggctattagccaagatggtcagggatgcaaccccatgctctaggtgtccctaaacatCTGGCTGCCAGATGCGGGATGACAGgaatggatcactccataattgcctgttctgttcattccctctgaagcatgtggtattggccactgatgggagacacgatactgggctagatggagccattatggctgttcttatgtgctAGAAGGAAAGCCAAGTGTAGATGGCTCTGCAGGGCTAGGTCTtggttttcagaaagcctttgcacCCATCCACCTTCTTCAAGGATGGAACAGCCGAGCCTCTCTGGTGGCCCCTCACTGGTGCCACTCTTGGGTGGAAGGAGGTGTTGCATACTAAGTGTAGGGGTGCTGCTGGGTCCCcatgatcagggccggctctagccattacactgccccaagcacggaggcaCGCTGCGGCGGgggctctgccgctcgccagtcccgcggctccggtggacctcctgcaggtgtccctgtGGAAGCTCCATCGGAggcgcgggaccagtggaccctccgcaggcatgcctgcgggaggtccaccagagccgcctgctgccctctgggcaaacggcagagcgccccccccgcgGGCATCCTGCCCCAAGCATgctcttggcgtgctggggcctggagcctgcccATGATAATTAAATTGGAGGCATCAAACCTTCAGGGGACCAGATGCTGCCTGGGCAGCCCAAACCCAGGGCCTGTGGGACTCTCCCAGCCACCCTAGAGCTGCTGCTGGCCAATGGGCTGGTGGGGTGGGAAAGGGAGCCAGGTGCACCCATGAGCAGCAGTGcccctcgccccctcccccccaatctgggcagagggttgggagggtGTGAGGCTGCTAGCAAAGAGCGGACTTCTAAAGAAAGCCGTTTGCCCTTTAAAGGGGCAACATAGAGAGGAGAGTGCGCGGGGCCCCTCACCCCACATCCATCCTCATTAAAGCGGAGCGAGGAAATTCAGTCGCTCGCTGATCTCTCTCGCTTCCCCCGGAGCGATTTGTGCTGCaggcatgggggagggaggcggggagACGCAGCAAGCGCCTCTTCTAGCCCTGGCACCAGGGCTGATCCCTGCTCTGCACCCCGCTCGCCAGCCCCTGTGCGCTGCGCTGCGCAAAGTGACCGGGGCGGCGGGTCGGTTTGTTTAGCTCTGCCAGGGGAAAAGGGCCAGTTTTTGCGCCTCTAACAAAAGGCTCGAGGCGCTGCTGCTCCCCCCGCGCCTTTGGCCATCCTGGCTGTGGCCCGGCCCTCGAGCCCCACCGCGATCCGGGCCCCCGCTCCCCAAAACTCGCCTCTGCCAGAGGGGGCAGGTCGGAGCGTCTTTTCCCAGTCCCCCGAAGTAGCGGGAGGGCTGCAGTGTTCCAAAACTGGCGCTAGGGGGAGCTCTGACAACTGGCTTCGCCTGAGAGCCAGGGTAGGTTTAATGGAATCAAATCACAACAATAATCCTACAAAAAAGATTTCGGAGACTTCGAAGCGAAAGAAAGAAACCGACAGAACAGGAGACTCCTGCCCGCAACAAAGCCAGAAAGTTGGTGTAGGGGAGAAGAGTTCCAACCCCCAGTGAGCGGGCCCCACAGTAATTCCAGGCTGACACAGGGCGATTTGTACTTTAAACGTTATATAGCTGGATTATTGGGGGTGTGTAAACGCACACGCACGTTGTTACCTTGTGATTAAGCTCGAGATAATCGACTAAATTTCTGCTTGACTAATCGCAGTCTCCTGTTGACTGTGCCTTTCCAATGCGATTTTTTCCAACCCTCCCCCGCATCCCCCCAGTCCATATCTCTGGAGAGGAAAGCACAGTACTTCGTTGCGGGGAGGGGGGTGGTTTAGTTCGAATCGTTGCAGTCATCGGCAGTTTCTTCGCCCCCCGGGCTCACAGGAGAAATCGTAGCGATTCTGTTCTAAAAAACCTGGACTAGCAGCAGCACCAGCGGTCGATTTTGCTCTAAATCTGCACGGTTTTTGCACGGGCTTTCAAAATCCTCTTCTGAGGTCAGCCTGTAGGTGGTCAGGGAGCCTTGATTACCTTCCTTCATTTGGGTTTTTTGTGtggtgtcttttttaaaaaaaataaaacacaccacCAAGTGGCACAGAGTGGTGATAACAAActgcaacttaaaaaaaaccaacccaacttCACAAGCacatcagggaggatgaggcgagaaaagcaggctgctgctgtggcagggTTGGGGATAGAATTAATTTAGCGCTCTCTGCCTAGGCTGAGATAAGAATACTCACTCCTCGTGCACCCATTCTTCAGACCCTcgccatctgtttttttttttaatatggatcAGCTTGTGGACTAGGAAACCCGTCGGTGGGCTAATGGCATTGTGCACTCTGGTGCTAGTATTTTTGTGCAAACTAGGCATCGTAGGTCTAAACTGGTTTTAAGCAAGGAGCAGGCACTTGTCCCTAGCAGATCTGATTTATGTGGTTGAAATATCCCTATCTCCACCCTCCTATTGTCTTGAAGTAGATGAACAGTTAAGACCTGGGAACAGTATAAGcctaggcaattaaaaaaaaatatgcagcGTTTTTACCTCCCTGTTGTTGAGTTGAGGGTCTCCTACTGTAGGTAGAAGTGCTGTTGTCTGGGTAGTTCAGGGCCTTTTAAGCAAATGCTGGAGATCAATTAATCTATGTAGGGGTCACCTGAGACTCACCCCCCTGGGAAACTTTGAATAAGTGGCATCTCCACTCATCTGAAAGCTAAAGATTTGTCAGCTTCTAGTAAAAAGAAGTTCAGGCTACAGgtaatctccccccaccccaaagaattTAGGGTGGGATCTATAGATCTAGCCTACAGGCGAAAGCCCTTTGGTATAAGCATTCATATAGCCAAGCTGTGAGCTCCAGCGATTTCACCCTTACTATGCAAAACCCAGCATCATACTGGGAAGAGCGAAGAGGGTTAAGCCCAGGTAAAAAGACCACCACAAACTTTATAATGGACTTTTTATTAAGATTATAAATTTAAACAAATCTGAACAGTTTTATCCGGTGATATTCCATTCAATCCGCACAAAAATACAGGGatataatgaagaaaaaaaaaacaacaaaaaacgtTTGGCAAGGCTCCCTAGTACACCTAGTGCTTATACTGTGATGGTTGGGATGACAGGgctgcaaaaacaaaaatcaaacaccTTTTTAcaacaaaaggtttatttttttaaaaataatgtaaaattaaaaaaaggtggAGAGAGTCAAGGGGCCACAGATCTCTTCACAAGACCAAGCAATGCTGGCTTTATGGTTTGGAAGGCTGAAACCAGAACAGTCAAACTTAAAAACTAAAAGCCCCAGCATACCACATTCAAAGAGACGTTAAAAGTAGTGTTAACACGTTTACCTGTGGCAGTCACATACACCTAGGTGAAGGTACACAAACACTGAGCGAGGGTGGGGTAAGGAGGACTGCAGAGCTGTGCAtgatgggaaatgtagtttgCCGTGGTGTCCCCAAACTTGTGTCCGGTTAAAAAGCGTAGGCCGGCAGGACTACAGGTCCCATGGAGCAGCCAGAAGAGTGGAAGAGGGTAAGAGAAAACCgcccttcttcctcccccagGAGAAGCTATTGTGCTCTGCAGGGTTACCCTGGCACGCATGGTAGGAAGAGGGGTCGCAGCAGACAGTCCTCCTGGCAAGTGAGGAAagttgaaatgttttcatttctgccttcggcttttttttttttttttttaaataaaggctgaAGTAGAGCAAGCGAGAGGAAGGCTGCTCCCGCAGAAGGGCGCTGCTGGAGGGAGGCACTGACccacgctgctgctggcggtgtgggaaggggagaggaaaatggaactaaatgaagtactttgaaTGGGAGACGGAAGGATTTAATCCACCCCGCGGGCTAGGAACCTTGCAAACGCGCCCGGGGTCCGTCTCCCCCTGCCTGGGACAAGCGAGGAGTGTGTCGGTTTAACAGACCCGATCACACTTGGCTCCCCTTTTTCTGTAGGCTCCTTCTCCCCGCTTAGACCCCCCTCCCCAGACCTGCAGACAGAGTCCCCCAGAGTTAGTCCAACGGCCTCTGCAAGCTTCGGCGTCTCTTCTCCCCGCCCCATTAGCTCCTCCAGGGGCAGAAAAGCACAGCTCTCCAAACTCTTCCCCAGCGCACACGGCTTCCCCGGGGCAGCAGCCCTCGCCTCACGTGGCAGGGTCCCGGGCTCGAGTCGCCCCCGCACTCCATACAAAATAAAGCCCGAGCGGACACACGGCATACTTAAATAGGTGCTTTTCATCTCTGCAAAAATAAAGTCCCAAGATCTGCGATTTTTATTGTACagtttagaaaacatgagctcggcttcccctcccccgcccgccCCCTCTTTGTTTCAGGGGCCCCTCTGGAGTCCGTGTCCCTGGGATCGCTCCCCCCCGCGTCCATCCCCGCCCCTAGAACGCCACGATGGCTcgagtccaggctcccaggctGGCCAGCGCCTGCTTGCCGCACAGCTGCCCGTTGAGGGGCTGCTCACAGTCCGCCTGCTGCCGGCTCACCAGCCCCGAGAAGCCGGAGCCGAAGATGGAGATCAAGTTGGAGATGTTGGAAGAGTCCGGGGGCTGCTCGGGGCTGAAGTCCTCGAAGCGGGCTCGCTTGCTGCAAGGGGAGAAAAGGGAGCcgccccccactgccaccccGCCCGGGTCCCCGTCCTCCTCGTCCTCCTGCCCCGGGTAGTACTTGCGCTTGGTGCCTGGGGTAGGCGGCGGGGCGCCGAGTCCCGCGGCGCCCTGGCAGCAGCACGGGCACTGCGAGCAGCAGTCCTGGTGCAGGTAGCCGTTCTCCACCGTGGTCACCACATGGGTGTCCAGGTCCAGCACCGTGGTGCGGCTGCTACAATGCGCCGAGGCGCCGCCGCTCGCTGCGCTCATGGCCGAACCCGGAGGCGCCGGGCTGCCGAAGTCACAGCTCGTCGGCACCGGGTAAAGCAGCCCCGGAGAAGCGCTGCCGCCGCCGCCCCGGTAGAAGCCGGGGGAAGAGTCTCTGCGAAGCGCAGAAGGGGCCGCCGGCTGTGGCTGCTGGGGCgggctgggctgcagctccagcGGCTCGTCCTCCTGGGGCGCACCGGGCAGGAGCGCAGCGCACACGGGCACCTCCAGCAGGTCGCCGCCGCCTCTTCCCAGGACTCCCCCAGCCGCGCCGCCCAGCCCGCAGCTCCGCGGCTGCTGCATGCCCGGCTCCGGGTCCCCGGGCTCGGCCGCCAGCTGGAGCGGACTGAACTCCGGGGGGATCTCTCCGGCGGGCGCGCAGCCCGGGGGCGCCCCGAGCAGGAGGCCGCCCTCCTGGTAGTGCTGCTGGCGGCGGTAGAGCTCGGCGTACCGCTCGCTCAGGTAGAGCTGCCGGGCGTTGCGGAGCACGTAGGAGACCAGCAGGTTCTTGTGGAGCTTGATGCCCCCGCGCTGGGTGCGGGAGCTGTGGATCTTGCGCAGGGAGAGGCTGATCAGGCTCTGGGCGTCCAGGGCGCACTCCATCCTCCTCCGGCCCCCCAGCATCTGTTCGCTCCGCGCTGGCAGCCAGACACCCCGGGCCGCATCCACCCGGGCCGGGAAGGGGCTGGGGTCTGCTGTTGGTGTGCGGGGGGGGTCTCGCTCTCTCTCAGGGGGTCGCCAGCGCTTCGAGGGGAGCCACCATCACCGGTGCGCCCCCGTGCCACCGCCACCCCCGTCGCCACCCGCCCTCACCTTGAGCGCAAAGCAATGAGCGCTCGCCTACCCAGCCCCCGCTATTTATATGtcctccccagccccgcccttGGCTCCCGCAGCCTATCGccgggcccggcccggcctgaCGGGCAGCCGCCTCCCGCCCAGCAGAGACCGGGCCGGCCAATCAGGGGAAGGCGGTTCCTTTGTGCTATTCAAATACCTAACAGACTTGGGGCTGCTGCCTGGAATGTTCTCATGAGAGaggagccgccgcggcagccggcagcccgagCCGGGGTGGGCGTGGGGGGCTGCAGCCGGGGATGGGTGGGGGACGGGACACGTGCACCAACGGGTCATGCCCCCGGGTGGGGAGGCTGGTTTCCCCGCGGCTGCGCTGCTTCCCTTGGCAGGTGAGTGGTCACCATGtgcggggagagggggctggccTGAGACGCAGGGTGGCTTctgggcttctctctccctccttccagcaGGTAGGACCGGGTAGAGGGGGGAGatgcaataataaaaatactgaatatttAATTACTAACAGAATCCTAGAGACCAGAGCTGGAAAGTCCCGCTCCTGGGCGTGTGATCCGGCCCCCACCTGGCCAGGCAGGGAAAGCACATGGCTCCAGCCTACCTACCGGCAACACAGAGCATGTGAGCGCCCTAAAAGACCGGGGAGTTCACCAGGCAGGGCGGGCGATGTGCCCGCCCCGCGTCGGTTCCCACGTTCTGTATGAAATGTTACTATCCGCAGAAGGTACAAAGAAATACCTCGAGGTCTCTTCGCCACGGGGAGCTGGGCTTCGGGAACACCAGCTGTGGACGCGATCCTGCAACCACCTCGGCCCCGATCCTGCAACGCGCGCTGCGCCAGCACGGATCCCCCATTGACTAAGGAGGGAAtcgaggcctgatcctgcaccgtagaagtcaatggcagttttgccactgacttcaatcaaagcaggatcaagcccattgtGCATGCCCAGGGGTTTGCCTGCCTGGAACTTTTGCAGAATTAGGACCTTTAGGAGGTGTGTAAGTTTACTCCAGAATCAGAAACCCACTTTTTAAGGCAACACTCAttcctgacttcaatggggctccctgcctggctccagtTTCATGGTTCAGGCCCTAGAAAACCATCTCATCCAAGCCTCTGACCATAAAGGGAAACctcttattttcatttatttataaaatatgatTATACCAgtagaataataaaaatattttataaatgaaaGACCATCTCAGGATCTTGCCACTGACAATGTTTGCAGCTAACAGTATTTTATGTACTCTTGGTGCATTGCACAAACAGTTAAAACATAATACCTTGGAAAACAATCTAGAAAACCCAAGTAAAAGACAAGTAGCAAGAGCagtgaaacaggaggagaatggTGTGGTAGGGCTGAGGGCCTGAGGAAGAGGGGAGTCCTGTACAAGAAGCGACACTGGTAACTGCCGATTCccagatgttttttttttctgattaaaaatttTTCTTCAAAAGTTTTTTGGATTTTGTTGAAAAGACCTAGAGTTAGGCTGAactcctcccttcttcctcccccccccccagctttctTGGTTTTTGATTATGGCATCCTCTCTCCcacctgttttttttccttattattattttttaacaaaaagcaTGGTATTGAACGTAGCTGTTTCCCATGGACATGTATCTTGATTGAACAAGTCCATTctcattgggggaaaaaaattcaaatgacaAATTTCAGCCAGCTACAGTTTTCAGTGTTGCTTCTACAGAGTGGGCGGGATGGGTTGCGGA includes these proteins:
- the IER5L gene encoding immediate early response gene 5-like protein: MLGGRRRMECALDAQSLISLSLRKIHSSRTQRGGIKLHKNLLVSYVLRNARQLYLSERYAELYRRQQHYQEGGLLLGAPPGCAPAGEIPPEFSPLQLAAEPGDPEPGMQQPRSCGLGGAAGGVLGRGGGDLLEVPVCAALLPGAPQEDEPLELQPSPPQQPQPAAPSALRRDSSPGFYRGGGGSASPGLLYPVPTSCDFGSPAPPGSAMSAASGGASAHCSSRTTVLDLDTHVVTTVENGYLHQDCCSQCPCCCQGAAGLGAPPPTPGTKRKYYPGQEDEEDGDPGGVAVGGGSLFSPCSKRARFEDFSPEQPPDSSNISNLISIFGSGFSGLVSRQQADCEQPLNGQLCGKQALASLGAWTRAIVAF